The following coding sequences are from one Polynucleobacter sp. JS-JIR-II-50 window:
- a CDS encoding isoprenyl transferase produces the protein MTQHSSSTLAIPEVSAIPRHVAIIMDGNGRWASKRMMPRVAGHSEGLSAVRKIVEECRKLGVEYLTVFAFSSENWRRPPEEVGFLMKLFLKSLKGEVSRLAENDIALRLIGDLSRFDSAIQEMVQFSEEKTAECKGLTFTIAANYGGRWDILQAMRQCLSANPNLKPEQVTEELLQPHLSMAYAPEPDLFIRTGGEQRVSNFLLWQLAYTELYFTDVLWPDFDEKELHQAFDWFSQRERRFGRTSAQLASQAMSDAV, from the coding sequence ATGACTCAACACTCTAGTTCAACCCTAGCTATCCCAGAGGTAAGTGCTATACCGCGCCATGTGGCGATCATCATGGATGGCAATGGGCGTTGGGCTAGTAAGCGCATGATGCCTCGTGTTGCTGGGCATTCAGAAGGTTTGAGTGCTGTGCGAAAAATCGTTGAAGAATGCCGTAAGCTTGGTGTTGAATATCTCACGGTATTTGCCTTTAGCTCAGAGAACTGGCGTCGCCCACCAGAAGAGGTGGGCTTCTTGATGAAGTTATTCCTGAAGTCACTCAAGGGTGAGGTGTCTCGTCTGGCGGAAAACGATATTGCTTTGCGTTTAATTGGTGACTTGAGCCGTTTTGATTCCGCTATCCAAGAGATGGTGCAATTCTCTGAGGAAAAGACTGCTGAGTGCAAGGGGTTAACTTTTACGATTGCTGCCAACTATGGTGGTCGCTGGGATATCTTGCAGGCAATGCGCCAATGTCTTTCTGCTAACCCCAATTTGAAGCCAGAACAGGTTACCGAAGAACTACTTCAACCACATCTCTCAATGGCGTACGCTCCAGAGCCGGATTTGTTTATCCGCACTGGTGGCGAGCAGCGCGTTAGCAATTTCTTGTTATGGCAACTGGCTTATACCGAGCTGTACTTCACAGATGTTTTGTGGCCCGACTTTGATGAAAAAGAATTGCATCAGGCGTTTGACTGGTTTAGCCAGCGCGAGCGCCGTTTTGGTCGTACCAGTGCTCAGCTTGCCTCTCAAGCAATGAGCGATGCAGTTTAA
- a CDS encoding phosphatidate cytidylyltransferase, whose amino-acid sequence MLKTRVITALVLLAVLLPILFLLPAMYVGAFFLVALLAAAWEWSRLLAPDAGRAAWLYALFCLAIILFLLGMQNASWQFSLLLLAVIFWFFVAPFILAKGMNLSLEKLRPFYVVLGLILLPATWFALVFLRELGLIFLLSSMALVWVADIGAYFVGKAFGKHKLAVQISPGKSIEGAVGGLMLCYVYAFLCVYFLPFESTLFGAWAIRFGWVPMFLMVTVLTAFSIFGDLFESQLKRLAGVKDSSHLLPGHGGVLDRVDALIPAMPIAALLAGFV is encoded by the coding sequence ATGTTAAAAACCCGAGTCATTACCGCCCTTGTTCTATTGGCGGTATTGCTACCCATTCTGTTTTTGCTCCCGGCCATGTATGTTGGCGCATTTTTTTTGGTGGCTTTATTGGCCGCTGCTTGGGAATGGAGTCGTTTACTAGCGCCTGATGCAGGACGTGCTGCCTGGTTATACGCATTATTTTGCTTGGCCATTATTTTGTTTTTGCTGGGTATGCAAAATGCCTCCTGGCAATTTTCTTTATTACTTTTAGCCGTCATTTTTTGGTTCTTCGTTGCACCGTTTATCTTGGCGAAAGGCATGAATCTTTCGCTAGAAAAGCTGCGACCTTTTTATGTGGTTCTCGGCTTAATTTTGTTGCCAGCCACTTGGTTTGCATTGGTTTTCTTGCGCGAGTTAGGGCTGATCTTTTTGCTTAGCAGCATGGCTCTAGTATGGGTTGCCGATATTGGCGCTTACTTTGTTGGTAAGGCGTTTGGTAAGCACAAGCTTGCTGTGCAAATTAGTCCAGGTAAATCGATTGAAGGTGCCGTTGGCGGTTTAATGCTCTGCTATGTTTATGCGTTCTTATGCGTTTACTTTTTGCCTTTTGAGTCGACCTTGTTTGGTGCCTGGGCTATCCGCTTTGGTTGGGTTCCCATGTTCCTGATGGTCACGGTATTAACAGCCTTCAGTATTTTTGGGGATTTATTTGAATCTCAGTTAAAGCGTTTAGCTGGCGTCAAAGATTCTAGTCACTTATTACCAGGCCATGGCGGAGTGTTGGATCGGGTGGATGCTTTGATTCCGGCAATGCCCATCGCAGCGCTATTGGCGGGATTTGTGTAA
- the ispC gene encoding 1-deoxy-D-xylulose-5-phosphate reductoisomerase: MSVKQVAILGSTGSIGVNTLDVIRAHPDRFKVVALTAAKQVDLLAKQCAEFTPAIAVVADADGAARLSKILLEKNINTQVLHGPQALVSAVTESHCDTVMAAIVGAAGLVPALAAAKAGKRVLLANKEALVMSGDLFMQAMKVGGGELLPIDSEHNAIFQCLPIQFSKDPNPSLGVEELWLTASGGPFRSTPLEQLASITPEQACAHPNWVMGRKISVDSATMMNKGLEVIEAFWLFGLPLEKIKVLIHPQSVVHSMVRYRDGSVLAQLGQPDMRTPIAYGLAWPERIEAGVAPLSLTQLANLSFTDPDLERFPCLSLAFAAAKTGGTAPAVLNAANEIAVAAFLDDGLPYLQIPHVVESVLSSISSVNADSLELILDVDARARQAAKVVVREILCRH; encoded by the coding sequence ATGTCAGTCAAGCAGGTTGCCATTCTAGGTTCTACTGGCTCCATTGGCGTTAATACGCTCGATGTGATTCGTGCTCACCCAGATCGCTTTAAGGTAGTCGCACTTACCGCAGCAAAGCAGGTGGATTTACTGGCTAAGCAGTGCGCTGAATTTACGCCAGCTATTGCGGTAGTAGCGGATGCTGATGGTGCCGCTCGCTTGAGCAAAATTTTGCTCGAGAAAAATATTAATACGCAGGTCTTGCATGGACCGCAAGCTTTAGTCAGCGCCGTTACTGAATCGCATTGCGATACCGTCATGGCTGCCATTGTGGGTGCAGCAGGATTGGTGCCCGCTTTAGCTGCTGCAAAAGCTGGCAAAAGAGTATTGCTCGCAAATAAAGAGGCCTTGGTCATGTCTGGCGATTTATTTATGCAGGCGATGAAGGTGGGGGGTGGCGAATTACTGCCAATCGATAGTGAGCACAATGCCATCTTTCAATGTCTGCCCATTCAATTTTCTAAAGACCCCAATCCGAGCTTAGGGGTTGAAGAACTGTGGTTGACTGCCTCTGGTGGACCATTCAGGAGTACGCCGCTTGAGCAATTGGCCAGCATTACTCCCGAGCAGGCTTGTGCACATCCCAACTGGGTGATGGGCAGAAAGATTTCAGTTGATTCTGCGACGATGATGAATAAAGGCCTTGAAGTGATCGAGGCGTTTTGGTTGTTTGGTTTGCCTTTGGAAAAAATTAAAGTATTAATTCATCCGCAAAGCGTTGTGCATTCGATGGTTCGGTATCGCGACGGTTCTGTGCTTGCGCAATTAGGTCAGCCTGATATGCGAACCCCTATTGCTTATGGTCTAGCATGGCCAGAGCGTATCGAAGCAGGTGTGGCTCCGCTCAGTTTGACGCAGTTGGCAAACTTAAGTTTTACCGATCCAGATCTAGAGCGATTCCCTTGTCTTTCTTTGGCGTTTGCCGCCGCTAAGACTGGGGGTACAGCGCCAGCGGTTCTGAATGCTGCCAATGAGATTGCTGTAGCAGCATTCTTAGATGATGGTCTACCGTATTTGCAAATCCCCCATGTGGTGGAGAGCGTGTTGAGCTCTATTTCTTCCGTCAATGCAGATTCGCTAGAATTAATTCTGGATGTGGATGCTCGTGCTCGTCAAGCAGCGAAAGTGGTGGTGAGGGAAATTCTTTGCAGGCATTGA
- a CDS encoding RIP metalloprotease — translation MQALITLAAFLLTLGVLVSFHEFGHFFAARCCGVRVLRFAIGFGKPLFTYHAKNNTEWVLAAIPLGGYVKLLDGRDRQQVIASADQSEAFDQKPLWQRSMIVAAGPLANFFLAIAFFALIYMSGAPQLPAVLQNPPENSVAAKLGLVAGDRVIGWQNLGSEESGAPFFGDFDPVPSWNALRWSLMDALTGQNGFALELATAADGSSIKSFYAKDLPKISPHQDPMLGLGILPALTPLAQWQDLKLGPVDALIFASKRVWVITKVSARLMAGLFTGNTSLKQLGGPLSIADMAGKSAQVGWQPFLAFLALMSISIGLLNLLPFPMLDGGQLLYDAWELVAGKRISTSMQEQLQKVGFILLISMSLLALFNDLQRYISP, via the coding sequence TTGCAGGCATTGATTACTCTCGCAGCTTTTTTGTTAACCCTGGGTGTGTTGGTTAGCTTTCATGAGTTTGGGCATTTTTTTGCTGCCCGCTGTTGTGGAGTTCGAGTCCTTCGCTTCGCCATTGGTTTTGGTAAGCCGTTGTTCACTTACCATGCAAAAAATAATACAGAGTGGGTATTGGCTGCAATTCCATTGGGCGGCTATGTGAAATTACTCGATGGTCGAGATCGCCAGCAAGTGATTGCCTCGGCCGATCAATCTGAAGCATTTGATCAAAAGCCCTTATGGCAGAGATCAATGATTGTGGCTGCGGGCCCATTAGCCAATTTCTTTTTAGCGATTGCCTTTTTTGCCTTGATCTATATGTCCGGCGCTCCGCAATTACCTGCTGTGCTACAAAATCCCCCTGAAAATTCGGTGGCTGCCAAGCTTGGGTTGGTAGCAGGTGATCGGGTGATTGGTTGGCAGAATTTGGGCTCTGAGGAGAGTGGTGCGCCCTTTTTTGGGGATTTTGACCCTGTGCCGAGTTGGAATGCCTTGCGCTGGAGCTTGATGGATGCGCTTACCGGACAGAATGGGTTTGCTCTAGAGCTAGCAACAGCTGCTGACGGAAGCTCCATAAAGTCCTTTTATGCCAAGGATTTACCCAAAATTAGCCCTCATCAGGATCCGATGTTGGGCCTGGGCATTCTCCCTGCATTAACCCCCTTGGCGCAGTGGCAGGACCTGAAATTAGGGCCGGTGGATGCGCTCATTTTTGCCTCAAAGAGAGTGTGGGTAATTACAAAGGTTTCTGCAAGACTGATGGCTGGATTGTTTACCGGTAATACCTCCTTAAAACAGCTGGGTGGACCCCTCAGCATTGCGGATATGGCGGGTAAATCAGCACAGGTGGGGTGGCAGCCATTTTTGGCCTTTTTGGCGCTTATGAGCATTAGCATTGGTTTGCTGAATTTGCTCCCTTTTCCGATGCTTGACGGGGGTCAGCTACTGTATGATGCATGGGAGTTGGTCGCTGGTAAGCGGATTTCGACATCAATGCAGGAGCAGCTCCAAAAAGTGGGCTTTATTTTGCTGATTTCTATGTCATTACTGGCCTTGTTTAACGATTTACAACGCTATATTTCGCCTTGA
- the bamA gene encoding outer membrane protein assembly factor BamA: protein MNPLTHSFRIFARFITHILVYSVLGLSLNASAAESFVVKDIRVEGLQRVEPGTVFSYLPVQVGDTFTEEKGAESIKALYSTGFFRDVQIQEQGNVLIVIVEERPTISRIEFTGMKEFDPEIVRKSLKTVGVAEARFYDKALIDKAEQELKRQYVGKGMYAAEVVATVTPVERNQVAIYFNIDEGPVAKIQEINFIGNEVFSESTLKSEMQLKTGGWLSWYSKDNLYSKQKLTADLESIRSYYLNRGYLEFVIESTQVSITPDKKGIYLTISIREGKKFTVKDVRLAGETLGKEAELMQLVVLKPGDTFSSAKLTESTKAIAEILGSYGYAFATINPQPDIRRDVAEVDLTLVVDPGRRIYVRQVAISGNARTRDMVIRREMRQFESSWFDSDKIDLSKKRLGRLGYFTETDVTTEDVPGSPDQVDVNVKVTEKPTGAVTLGAGFSSTEKLILSAGVNQDNAFGTGTAIGLNASLGKITQNLTLSNYDPYFTEDGISRYTDLYYRSSKPLYYAGDPDYQIKSVGSNIKFGVPYTEVDRVFFGTGIEVFSIYATTNTPIPYQNYVTSYGGTVPGRLQTYNVPLTVGWARDGRDSTLIPSDGSLQQLSAEVGTPVGDLTFYRIYGQYQKYHSFSRGNILSFNGEVGYGEAYGSKPFPITKNYYVGGIGSVRGYAPGSLGPQYYNTIIGSYQPTGGQSKIVTNVEYTFPVPGSGVDKTLRLFTFVDGGNAFGENINLVLRYSYGLGLSWISPLGPLKFSYGIPYKSQPTDNVQRLQFQVGTAF, encoded by the coding sequence TTGAATCCTCTGACACATTCTTTCCGTATTTTTGCCCGCTTCATCACCCATATCCTGGTATATTCTGTGCTTGGGTTGAGTTTGAATGCCTCCGCGGCCGAGTCATTTGTGGTGAAAGATATTCGTGTTGAAGGTTTGCAGCGCGTAGAGCCTGGAACGGTATTTAGTTATTTACCTGTTCAAGTGGGTGATACCTTTACCGAAGAAAAAGGTGCGGAATCCATTAAGGCTTTGTATAGCACTGGATTTTTTAGAGACGTGCAAATTCAAGAGCAGGGTAACGTTCTCATTGTGATCGTGGAAGAGCGCCCAACGATTTCTCGTATTGAATTTACGGGGATGAAAGAGTTTGATCCCGAGATCGTGCGTAAGTCTTTAAAAACAGTGGGTGTTGCTGAAGCGCGTTTTTACGACAAGGCTCTAATTGATAAGGCCGAGCAAGAATTAAAGCGCCAATATGTTGGAAAAGGCATGTATGCGGCTGAGGTGGTCGCTACGGTTACCCCAGTTGAGCGTAACCAGGTTGCTATTTACTTCAATATTGATGAAGGCCCTGTTGCCAAAATTCAAGAGATTAACTTTATTGGTAATGAAGTCTTTAGCGAGAGCACGCTGAAAAGTGAGATGCAATTAAAAACTGGCGGTTGGTTGTCTTGGTACAGCAAAGATAATCTTTATTCCAAGCAAAAGTTAACTGCCGACTTGGAGTCCATTCGATCTTATTACCTCAATCGTGGTTATCTCGAATTTGTGATCGAGTCTACTCAGGTGTCGATCACCCCGGATAAAAAGGGCATCTACCTCACTATTAGTATTCGTGAGGGTAAAAAGTTTACCGTTAAAGATGTGCGCTTAGCTGGTGAAACGTTGGGTAAAGAAGCAGAGTTGATGCAGTTGGTTGTTTTGAAGCCCGGGGATACATTCTCATCGGCTAAATTAACCGAGAGCACCAAGGCAATTGCTGAGATATTGGGTTCTTATGGCTATGCATTTGCAACCATTAATCCGCAACCAGATATACGTCGCGACGTTGCCGAGGTCGACCTCACTTTAGTGGTTGATCCAGGACGTCGTATCTACGTGCGCCAAGTGGCCATTTCTGGAAATGCAAGAACTCGTGACATGGTGATTCGTCGCGAAATGCGTCAGTTCGAAAGCTCTTGGTTTGATAGTGACAAAATTGATCTATCCAAAAAGCGTTTAGGTCGCTTAGGTTATTTCACTGAAACTGATGTCACCACGGAAGACGTTCCAGGCTCCCCTGATCAGGTTGACGTCAATGTCAAGGTTACAGAAAAGCCAACGGGTGCTGTCACTCTTGGTGCAGGCTTTTCTTCAACCGAGAAATTGATTTTGTCTGCCGGCGTTAATCAAGATAACGCGTTTGGTACTGGTACTGCGATTGGTTTGAATGCTTCGTTAGGTAAGATTACTCAGAATCTAACGCTCTCAAATTACGACCCGTACTTTACGGAAGATGGCATTAGTCGTTATACCGATCTGTACTATCGTTCATCCAAGCCTTTGTACTATGCTGGCGATCCAGATTATCAAATTAAGTCCGTTGGTTCCAACATTAAGTTTGGTGTTCCGTATACCGAGGTTGATCGTGTGTTCTTTGGAACAGGCATTGAGGTATTCAGTATTTATGCCACCACCAATACACCGATCCCTTATCAGAATTATGTAACCAGCTATGGCGGAACGGTGCCAGGCCGCTTGCAAACATACAACGTACCTCTAACAGTCGGATGGGCGCGTGATGGTCGCGATAGTACTTTGATTCCTTCTGACGGATCCTTGCAGCAGCTCTCTGCTGAAGTGGGAACCCCCGTTGGAGATCTCACTTTTTATCGTATTTATGGCCAGTACCAGAAATACCACTCATTCTCAAGAGGCAATATTCTGTCCTTTAATGGTGAGGTTGGTTATGGCGAGGCTTATGGCAGCAAGCCCTTCCCAATTACTAAAAACTACTATGTGGGCGGTATTGGCTCTGTTCGTGGCTATGCTCCTGGCTCTTTGGGCCCTCAGTACTACAACACCATTATTGGCTCCTACCAGCCTACTGGTGGTCAATCGAAAATTGTTACTAACGTGGAATACACCTTCCCTGTTCCGGGTTCGGGTGTCGATAAGACCTTGCGTCTATTTACCTTCGTGGACGGCGGTAATGCGTTTGGGGAAAACATCAATCTAGTTCTGAGATATTCCTATGGATTGGGTTTATCATGGATATCACCATTAGGGCCACTGAAATTCAGCTACGGTATTCCGTATAAGTCACAACCAACGGACAACGTTCAGCGTTTGCAGTTCCAAGTAGGTACAGCGTTTTAA
- a CDS encoding OmpH family outer membrane protein: protein MKLYQSSKWIQVGVIAAMTVIAAPQVFAQDAGTRVAVVNSEKVFNESNLAKAMQTRLQNEFTKRQNDLRDSAQKIKSAAEKLDRDAAVMNEAERVRRQRELADQDRELQRKQREFTEDLNQRTFEERAKIAEKANLVLKQIAEQRKIDIIVQEAAYVSPKADVTDDVIKALNSQK, encoded by the coding sequence ATGAAGCTTTATCAATCTTCTAAATGGATTCAAGTTGGCGTGATCGCTGCCATGACAGTAATCGCAGCCCCTCAAGTTTTCGCTCAAGATGCAGGAACGCGCGTTGCTGTTGTTAATTCTGAGAAAGTTTTCAACGAGTCGAACCTAGCTAAAGCAATGCAAACTCGCCTGCAAAACGAATTTACTAAGCGCCAGAATGATTTGCGTGATAGCGCTCAAAAAATTAAATCTGCCGCTGAAAAGTTGGATCGCGATGCTGCCGTAATGAACGAAGCTGAGCGCGTTCGTCGCCAACGTGAGTTGGCTGATCAGGATCGTGAACTGCAACGTAAGCAACGCGAATTTACTGAAGATCTCAATCAGCGCACTTTCGAAGAGCGCGCTAAGATTGCTGAAAAAGCAAACTTAGTATTGAAGCAAATTGCAGAGCAAAGAAAAATTGACATCATCGTTCAAGAAGCAGCTTATGTCAGCCCTAAGGCTGATGTAACCGATGACGTTATCAAGGCTTTAAATAGCCAGAAGTAA
- the lpxD gene encoding UDP-3-O-(3-hydroxymyristoyl)glucosamine N-acyltransferase encodes MPTAIELAEQFQASLVGEASHGFTGLAPLERAQSDQISFLSNPLYRQQASDSVAGALIVGKSDLEFLQANPGANSAKRVYFVSKNPYATFARMAQYFAKANSPIFTPGIHPSAVIDSTASVPSSCHIGPFVQIGAGVKLGERVSILGNSSIARDSIIAGDTLIYPSVSIYYSTQIGERCIIHSGAVIGADGFGFAPDFSATGGEWVKIPQTGRVVIGNDVEIGASTTIDRGAMSDTVIGAGTKIDNQVQIAHNVVIGNCCVVAGCAAISGSTKIGNFCIIGGAANFAGHLTIADRTTVSGNTSIIRSITEPGQHFTGVYPSMLHGAWEKNAAILRGLDKIRQRLRLLDKNKTTES; translated from the coding sequence ATGCCGACCGCCATTGAGCTGGCCGAACAGTTTCAAGCAAGCTTGGTGGGGGAGGCTTCCCACGGATTTACTGGCCTCGCTCCTTTGGAGCGAGCGCAGTCAGATCAAATTTCCTTCCTCAGCAACCCTCTTTATAGACAGCAAGCTAGCGATAGTGTTGCTGGCGCATTGATTGTTGGCAAGTCTGATTTAGAGTTTTTACAAGCTAATCCCGGTGCAAATTCTGCCAAGCGGGTGTACTTTGTCTCTAAAAATCCATACGCTACATTCGCCAGAATGGCGCAGTACTTTGCAAAAGCAAATAGCCCAATTTTTACCCCAGGAATTCATCCTAGTGCAGTGATTGATTCCACCGCAAGCGTTCCATCTTCCTGCCACATCGGGCCATTTGTGCAAATTGGCGCGGGCGTAAAGTTGGGTGAACGTGTTTCTATTCTTGGAAATTCCAGCATTGCCAGGGACAGCATTATTGCAGGCGATACGCTGATCTATCCCTCCGTTTCTATTTATTACAGCACTCAGATTGGTGAGCGTTGCATTATTCATAGTGGCGCAGTCATCGGCGCCGATGGTTTTGGTTTTGCCCCAGATTTTTCTGCTACAGGCGGTGAGTGGGTCAAGATTCCTCAGACGGGGCGAGTGGTCATTGGCAATGATGTCGAGATTGGCGCCTCAACCACGATTGATCGTGGCGCGATGAGTGATACGGTTATAGGTGCAGGAACAAAGATTGATAATCAGGTGCAAATTGCGCATAACGTAGTGATAGGTAATTGCTGCGTTGTCGCTGGATGTGCAGCTATTTCTGGCAGTACCAAAATTGGTAATTTTTGCATCATTGGCGGCGCAGCAAACTTTGCGGGCCATCTCACGATTGCCGACAGAACTACGGTTTCTGGTAATACCTCTATTATTCGATCCATTACGGAGCCTGGGCAGCATTTCACAGGAGTTTATCCATCAATGCTCCACGGCGCCTGGGAGAAAAATGCGGCTATTTTGCGTGGGCTAGATAAAATACGTCAGCGCTTGCGCTTGTTAGACAAAAACAAAACTACGGAATCTTGA
- the fabZ gene encoding 3-hydroxyacyl-ACP dehydratase FabZ has protein sequence MSTPIAIDINKILQLLPHRYPFLLVDRVLEITPRESITALKNVTMNEPFFQGHFPDFPVMPGVLIIEALAQTAALLTFSEERAEDAIYYFAGIDGARFKKPVLPGDQLIMTATLERGRAGIYKFAVKATVDGEIAAEANITCAVRTKGA, from the coding sequence ATGAGCACACCAATCGCAATCGACATCAATAAGATTCTTCAATTGCTACCGCATCGCTATCCATTCCTATTGGTAGACCGCGTATTAGAAATTACCCCGCGTGAAAGCATCACCGCATTAAAAAACGTCACCATGAATGAGCCTTTCTTTCAGGGTCATTTCCCAGATTTCCCAGTAATGCCTGGTGTGTTAATTATTGAGGCTTTAGCGCAAACTGCTGCTTTGCTCACATTCTCTGAAGAGCGCGCGGAAGATGCAATCTATTACTTTGCTGGCATTGATGGCGCACGCTTTAAAAAGCCCGTATTGCCTGGCGATCAGTTAATCATGACTGCCACATTAGAGCGCGGTCGTGCTGGTATTTATAAGTTTGCTGTTAAGGCAACCGTGGATGGTGAGATTGCTGCAGAAGCTAATATCACTTGTGCGGTTCGTACGAAAGGCGCGTAA
- the lpxA gene encoding acyl-ACP--UDP-N-acetylglucosamine O-acyltransferase has translation MTRIHASAVVDSKAELASDVEVGPYSVIGPNVKIGAGTKVGSHAVIEGYTTIGAQNSFAHFAAIGGPPQDMKYRGEPTQLIIGDRNTVREFTTIHTGTSQDEGITRIGNDNWIMAYVHIAHDCQVGNHTIFSSNAQIAGHVQVEDWAIMGGMSGVHQFVRIGQHAMLGGASALVQDIPPFVIAAGDKASPHGINVEGLKRRGFSSETISALRQAYKVLYKDGLSFEDAKVEIQKMVVASAADAATAEKLAQFHDFIAASTRGIIR, from the coding sequence ATGACTCGGATTCATGCATCCGCTGTTGTTGACAGCAAGGCTGAGCTGGCTAGTGATGTTGAGGTTGGCCCGTATTCCGTCATTGGCCCTAACGTCAAGATAGGTGCTGGTACTAAAGTGGGGTCTCATGCGGTGATTGAGGGTTACACCACAATCGGTGCGCAAAATAGCTTTGCTCACTTTGCAGCCATTGGTGGCCCCCCGCAGGATATGAAATACCGTGGCGAGCCAACCCAGTTGATTATTGGTGACCGCAATACTGTGCGTGAGTTCACGACGATACATACGGGTACCTCACAAGACGAAGGCATTACTCGTATCGGTAACGATAACTGGATCATGGCTTATGTTCATATTGCGCATGACTGCCAGGTTGGTAATCACACGATTTTTTCAAGCAATGCGCAAATCGCTGGCCATGTTCAGGTTGAAGATTGGGCCATCATGGGCGGTATGTCTGGTGTACATCAGTTTGTTCGTATTGGTCAGCATGCGATGTTGGGTGGTGCTTCCGCGCTAGTACAAGATATCCCACCATTTGTGATTGCTGCTGGAGATAAAGCCTCCCCTCACGGTATTAACGTTGAGGGTTTAAAGCGCCGCGGTTTCTCAAGTGAAACGATCTCTGCCTTACGTCAAGCCTATAAAGTACTTTATAAGGATGGCCTGAGTTTTGAGGACGCTAAAGTAGAGATTCAGAAGATGGTTGTTGCTTCAGCGGCAGATGCTGCTACTGCTGAGAAGCTCGCACAGTTCCATGACTTTATTGCCGCTTCTACACGCGGCATTATTCGGTAA
- the lpxB gene encoding lipid-A-disaccharide synthase, with the protein MTLLPLLHAALFGNGNTLPKLACVAGEPSGDLLAAPVLSALNQIPDMAGLEVYGIGGPRMQAEGMRSDWPMETLSVRGYVEAIKQLPSILKLRKELIENLLNEGRPDVYLGIDAPDFNLGVELQLRKAGIPTLHLVSPSIWAWRAGRIKKISQAVERMLCIFPFETEIYDKAGVASTYVGHPLASEIPLEPNIQQAREKLSKHLKIPTASLEGLVIAVLPGSRGSEIELIAPVFFETMQLLAERLKGQKLHFLIPVATPRLREPLEQLLLKTKNSNPDIQIHLLDGMADEVLEASDVVLIASGTATLQAALWKKPMVISYKVPWLTAQIMKRQGYMPYVGLPNILCGEFIVPELLQNDATPEKLANAIQAWLEHPAKVVKLKERFARMHETLRRPTGLLVAQAVVQTIANQRKNKISV; encoded by the coding sequence ATGACTTTATTGCCGCTTCTACACGCGGCATTATTCGGTAACGGAAATACTTTGCCAAAGTTAGCTTGTGTAGCTGGCGAACCTTCTGGCGATCTATTAGCAGCGCCAGTTCTTAGTGCGCTAAATCAAATTCCGGATATGGCCGGTCTTGAGGTTTATGGAATCGGGGGGCCTCGCATGCAGGCCGAGGGCATGCGCTCCGATTGGCCCATGGAAACCTTGAGTGTGCGAGGTTATGTTGAGGCTATTAAGCAGCTTCCATCTATTCTGAAGCTGCGTAAGGAGCTGATTGAAAACCTTCTGAATGAAGGTCGCCCAGACGTTTACTTGGGAATTGATGCCCCAGATTTCAATTTAGGTGTAGAGCTTCAATTACGCAAAGCAGGTATCCCCACTTTGCATTTGGTCTCGCCATCTATTTGGGCATGGCGAGCAGGGCGCATCAAGAAGATTTCCCAAGCAGTGGAACGCATGCTTTGCATCTTCCCCTTTGAAACTGAAATCTATGACAAAGCTGGTGTGGCATCGACTTATGTGGGTCATCCACTGGCTAGTGAAATTCCGCTTGAACCTAATATTCAGCAAGCGCGAGAAAAATTAAGTAAACACCTCAAAATTCCTACTGCTTCACTTGAAGGGTTGGTAATTGCTGTCTTACCTGGAAGTCGTGGATCAGAGATTGAGCTCATTGCCCCGGTTTTTTTTGAAACGATGCAGTTATTGGCTGAGAGGTTAAAAGGTCAGAAGCTACATTTCTTAATTCCGGTGGCAACACCACGATTACGTGAGCCTCTTGAACAACTTTTACTCAAGACAAAAAACAGCAATCCAGATATCCAGATTCATCTGCTGGATGGCATGGCTGATGAAGTGCTAGAAGCATCGGATGTTGTACTAATTGCTAGTGGTACAGCCACTTTGCAAGCTGCCCTATGGAAAAAGCCGATGGTGATTTCTTATAAGGTGCCTTGGTTAACTGCGCAGATCATGAAACGCCAAGGCTATATGCCTTATGTAGGTCTGCCAAACATTTTGTGCGGCGAGTTCATTGTTCCTGAACTTCTTCAAAATGATGCTACTCCAGAAAAACTAGCTAATGCCATACAAGCCTGGTTAGAACATCCAGCTAAAGTTGTCAAACTCAAAGAACGTTTTGCCCGGATGCATGAAACTTTACGTCGCCCCACTGGTTTATTGGTTGCGCAAGCCGTAGTGCAAACTATTGCCAATCAACGTAAGAATAAAATAAGCGTATGA